Proteins encoded within one genomic window of Actinoplanes octamycinicus:
- a CDS encoding PLP-dependent cysteine synthase family protein — MARYESLLDACGGTPLVGLPRLSPVVPEGAPPVRLWAKLEDRNPTGSIKDRAALFMVREAEESGHLRPGDTILEPTSGNTGIALAMVAKLRGYRLVCVMPENVSAERVQLLRMYGAEIIFSPAAGGSNQAVATAKQIAAEHPDWKMLFQYGNPANARAHFETTGPELLHDLPTITHFVAGLGTTGTLMGTGRFLKEKVEGIQIIAAEPRYGELVYGLRNIDEGYVPELYDASVLTRRFSVGTRDAVLRTRQLVEVEGIFAGFSSGAILHAALAVAHEAVKAGKRADVAFVIADGGWKYLSTGAYGGTLNDAEEALEGQLWA, encoded by the coding sequence ATGGCTCGCTACGAGAGCCTGCTGGACGCGTGCGGGGGCACGCCGCTCGTCGGCCTGCCCCGCCTCTCCCCGGTGGTGCCCGAGGGGGCGCCACCGGTGCGGCTCTGGGCCAAGCTGGAGGACCGCAACCCGACCGGCAGCATCAAGGACCGTGCCGCGCTCTTCATGGTGCGCGAGGCCGAGGAGTCCGGGCATCTCCGCCCGGGCGACACCATCCTCGAGCCGACCAGCGGCAACACCGGCATCGCCCTGGCCATGGTGGCCAAGCTGCGGGGTTACCGGCTGGTCTGCGTGATGCCGGAGAATGTGTCGGCCGAGCGCGTCCAGCTCCTCCGGATGTACGGCGCTGAGATCATCTTCTCGCCGGCCGCCGGTGGGTCGAACCAGGCGGTGGCCACCGCCAAGCAGATCGCCGCCGAGCACCCCGACTGGAAGATGCTCTTTCAGTACGGCAACCCGGCGAACGCCCGCGCGCACTTCGAGACCACCGGCCCGGAGCTGCTGCACGACCTGCCCACGATCACGCACTTCGTGGCCGGCCTGGGCACCACCGGCACCCTGATGGGCACCGGCCGGTTCCTCAAGGAGAAGGTCGAGGGCATCCAGATCATCGCCGCCGAGCCGCGGTACGGCGAGCTGGTCTACGGCCTGCGCAACATCGACGAGGGCTACGTCCCGGAGCTGTACGACGCCAGCGTGCTGACCCGCCGGTTCTCGGTCGGCACCCGGGACGCGGTGCTGCGGACCCGTCAGCTGGTCGAGGTCGAGGGCATCTTCGCCGGCTTCTCCAGCGGCGCGATCCTGCACGCCGCGCTGGCCGTGGCGCACGAGGCGGTCAAGGCCGGCAAGCGCGCCGACGTGGCCTTCGTGATCGCCGACGGCGGCTGGAAATACCTGTCGACCGGCGCTTACGGCGGCACTCTGAACGACGCGGAAGAGGCCCTCGAGGGTCAGCTCTGGGCGTGA
- a CDS encoding MoaD/ThiS family protein, with translation MAIEVRVPTILRTYTGGSKVVEGAGDNLSALIDDLDAKHSGIKGRLITPEGGLHRFVNIYVNDEDVRFLGALDAKLNDGDSITILPAVAGGALGFAAAAAFFGR, from the coding sequence ATGGCTATCGAAGTCCGCGTCCCCACCATCCTGCGCACCTACACCGGCGGCTCCAAGGTCGTCGAGGGTGCCGGTGACAACCTCTCCGCGCTGATCGACGACCTGGACGCCAAGCACAGCGGCATCAAGGGCCGGCTGATCACCCCCGAGGGTGGCCTGCACCGCTTCGTCAACATCTACGTCAACGACGAGGACGTCCGGTTCCTCGGCGCGCTCGACGCGAAGCTGAACGACGGCGACTCGATCACCATCCTCCCGGCCGTGGCCGGTGGCGCCCTCGGCTTCGCCGCGGCCGCCGCCTTCTTCGGGCGCTAA
- a CDS encoding glycosyltransferase, whose product MRIVRLANFVTVHTGGLRTTLRELGKGYQRAGHEAVLIVPGRQFKDRQLRQGRVITLPSAPIPRTGGHRVLAGRRELTKLLDSLKPDRIEVSDRTTLRWTGTWARQRGVRSMMVSHESLAGLLGVWGMPKRDALADRLNRRTAEAFDTIVCTTAFAAAEFRRLGVPNLVEVPLGVDLDMFHPSRLDIAVRSRYARPEELLIVYASRLSAAKRPELAVDTVAALRNGKVPAVLVVAGDGTRRAALAYRAARLPVRFAGHIADRKAVAALLASADVVVAPGPVETFGLSALEALACGTPVVVDEQSALPEVIGEAGVAVAGTADAFADGVSQLMARPRDERRATARARAEQFGWSRSVAGFLQAHDVEPAEEPVAAPTLIRPAVPRPRLVREPGADEAGAPRYA is encoded by the coding sequence ATGCGCATAGTCCGCCTGGCCAACTTCGTCACGGTTCACACCGGGGGCCTGCGGACCACCCTGCGTGAGCTCGGCAAGGGTTACCAGCGGGCCGGTCACGAGGCCGTGCTGATCGTCCCCGGCCGGCAGTTCAAGGACCGGCAGCTGCGCCAGGGCCGGGTGATCACCCTGCCCAGCGCGCCCATCCCGCGGACCGGCGGGCACCGCGTGCTGGCCGGCCGGCGTGAGCTGACCAAGCTGCTGGACAGCCTGAAGCCGGACCGGATCGAGGTCTCCGACCGCACCACGCTGCGCTGGACCGGCACCTGGGCCCGGCAGCGCGGGGTCCGGTCGATGATGGTCTCCCACGAGAGCCTGGCCGGCCTGCTCGGCGTCTGGGGCATGCCGAAACGGGACGCCCTCGCCGACCGGCTGAACCGGCGTACCGCCGAGGCCTTCGACACGATCGTCTGCACCACCGCGTTCGCCGCCGCCGAGTTCCGCCGGCTGGGCGTGCCGAACCTGGTCGAGGTGCCGCTCGGCGTCGACCTGGACATGTTCCACCCGAGCCGGCTCGACATCGCGGTCCGCTCCCGCTACGCCCGGCCGGAGGAACTGCTGATCGTCTACGCTAGCCGGCTCTCCGCGGCGAAACGGCCGGAGCTGGCCGTGGACACGGTGGCCGCGCTGCGCAACGGCAAGGTGCCGGCCGTGCTGGTGGTGGCCGGCGACGGCACCCGGCGGGCCGCGCTGGCGTACCGGGCCGCCCGGCTGCCGGTCCGGTTCGCCGGGCACATCGCCGACCGCAAGGCGGTCGCCGCGCTGCTCGCCTCGGCCGACGTGGTGGTCGCGCCCGGCCCGGTGGAGACCTTCGGGCTCTCCGCGCTGGAGGCGCTGGCCTGCGGCACCCCGGTGGTGGTCGACGAGCAGAGCGCGCTGCCCGAGGTGATCGGCGAGGCCGGGGTCGCGGTGGCCGGCACCGCGGACGCGTTCGCCGACGGCGTCTCTCAGCTGATGGCCCGGCCCCGCGACGAGCGCCGGGCCACCGCCCGCGCCCGCGCCGAGCAGTTCGGCTGGTCCCGGTCGGTGGCCGGGTTCCTGCAGGCGCACGACGTGGAGCCGGCCGAGGAGCCGGTGGCCGCGCCCACGCTGATCCGGCCGGCGGTCCCGCGGCCCCGCCTGGTGCGCGAGCCCGGGGCGGACGAAGCCGGCGCACCCCGCTACGCATAG
- a CDS encoding MBL fold metallo-hydrolase, with amino-acid sequence MRLTVLGCAGSFPGPESACSAYLVEAEGFRLLIDFGSGALSALQRYSDMRAVDAMLLTHLHCDHMLDACTYVVVRRYDPAGPLPPLPVYAPLGAAERIAAAYSAEGEPVDDVYTFYGLQPGTFPIGPFTVTVDRVNHPVETYGVRIEHNGKAIAYSSDTAPCEALLRLAAGADLFLCEASYMDGVPNPPDLHLTGGEAGEAATKADVAKLLLTHLVPAWASEASIVEAAGAAYAGPVEVVRPGARYDL; translated from the coding sequence ATGCGACTAACCGTTCTCGGTTGTGCCGGCAGTTTCCCCGGCCCCGAGTCGGCTTGTTCGGCCTATCTCGTGGAAGCCGAGGGATTCCGGCTGCTGATCGACTTCGGGTCGGGAGCGCTCTCCGCGCTGCAGCGCTACTCGGACATGCGGGCGGTCGACGCCATGCTGCTCACCCACCTGCACTGCGACCACATGCTGGACGCGTGCACCTACGTCGTGGTCCGGCGCTACGACCCGGCCGGCCCGCTGCCGCCGCTGCCGGTCTACGCGCCGCTGGGCGCCGCCGAGCGGATCGCCGCGGCCTACAGCGCCGAGGGCGAGCCGGTCGACGACGTGTACACGTTCTACGGTCTGCAGCCGGGCACCTTCCCGATCGGCCCGTTCACGGTCACCGTCGACCGGGTCAACCACCCGGTGGAGACCTACGGCGTGCGGATCGAGCACAACGGCAAGGCGATCGCCTACTCCTCGGACACCGCGCCCTGCGAGGCGCTGCTGCGGCTGGCCGCCGGCGCCGACCTGTTCCTCTGCGAGGCGAGTTACATGGACGGCGTGCCGAACCCGCCTGACCTGCACCTGACCGGCGGCGAGGCGGGCGAGGCGGCCACCAAGGCGGACGTGGCGAAGCTGCTGCTGACCCATCTCGTCCCGGCGTGGGCGAGCGAGGCCTCTATCGTGGAGGCGGCCGGCGCCGCGTACGCGGGACCGGTCGAAGTGGTCCGCCCAGGGGCCAGATACGATCTCTGA